The Marivirga salinae DNA window TATCACCCCAAAGGCACAGCAGTAGTGTCCGTAATTTTCTTCATCACAAAGGAGCTTTGGATATTGGCCAAGTTTTCATTTGTAGAGAGTTTGTTGACTATAAAATCCTGAAAAGCATTCATATCTTTCACCAAAATCTTTAGATGATAATCATATTGTCCAGCTAAGTGGTAACATTCCGTAACCTCAGGGATTTTTGCAACATGCGCTTCAAACTGAGCCAGTTTATCTTTAGTGTGTTTTTCTAACCTCAACATGCAAAGTGCCATAAGTCCTTTACCTGTTTTATCTGCATCAATCAAAGCTACATATTGCCCGATTACCCCCGTTTTTTCCAACCTTTTTACTCTTTCATAAACAGGTGTTATGGTCAAATCAAGCTGTGCAGCTAACTCTTTATTGGTTATGCGTGCATTCTTTTGTAAGAGCTTAATAATTTGAATATCGGTTGTATCCAGACGTATAGTAGAATTATTTTCCATTTCAATACTTTTAATAGGCGAATAAAAGATTTAATTTCTTTAAAATCTCTAATTTTAGTTTTATTTTCTTAAATATATGCATTTCAAGAATTATTTTCTAAATTTATAAAAAATAAAAGAAATTATGAGCGAGCATTCTTTTTCACCTGAGAGTTTAATGATGTCTTTTGGCTACAAGCCAGAATTATCAGAAGGAGCTATTAAATGTCCTATTTTTCAGACTTCAACCTTCGCTTTTAAAAAGGCAGAAGATGGTAAAGCATTTTTCGAAGTTGCTTACGGTAAGCGAGAAAAGTCAGATGAGGAGGAATTAGGTTTGATATATAGCCGTTTAAATAATCCTAATTTGCAAATCACTGAGGATAGATTATGCCTTTGGGATAAGGCTGGGGATGCCGCTATTTTCGAAAGCGGGATGGGCGCCATTAGCAGTATGTTGATGGAATTCCTGAATCCTGGAGATGTGTTATTACATTCTGTGCCAGTTTATGGAGGAACAGATCATTTTATTAATCATGTTTTACCAAAATGGGGAATTCAATCTGTAGGAGTAAACCCTTATCAGGATAAAGCGGAAGTGATACAAGAACTAGATGCCAGTGGATTGAAAGATAAAGTTCGTTTTATATACCTGGAAACTCCTGCTAACCCAACCAATGCCTTGGTAGATATCGGGATGTTTAGAGAAATCGCTAACGAATTACGAACTGAAGAAGAGCCTATTTACATAGGAGTAGATAACACCTATATGGGGCCGGTTTGGCAACATCCATTGCAATTAGGAGCTGATTTAGTTATCTATTCTGCTACCAAATACATAGGTGGGCATAGCGATTTAGTTGCTGGTGCATGCTTAGGTGCAGCAGATTTGATAAAAAGAGTAAAAGGCTTTAGAACTTTCATGGGAAATATGGCCGGACCTCACACTGGTTGGTTGTTGATGAGAAGTTTGGAAACTTTGAAAATCCGAATGGAAAAACAAGCTGCAAACGCTGAGGAGGTTGCTAATTTCTTGAATACGCACCCTAAAGTAGAGAAAGTTTATTATTTAGGGAATTTAAAGCCAGAAGATGGTTGTCAATACGAAATCTTCAAAAAACAGTGTAGTTCTAATGGCGCTATGTTGGCATTTGACATCAGAGGAGGTGAAAAAGAAGCCTTCAAATTCTTAAATAGCACTAAGTTGATAAAACTAGCGGTTAGTTTAGGGAGTACAGAATCATTAGCGGAACACCCAGCCACCATGACTCACTCCGATGTGGATGAGGAACTAAGAAATAAAATAAACATCACTTCTAAGTTGGTAAGAATATCTGTAGGAGTAGAGGATGCCAAAGATTTAATTTGGGATATTGAGCAGGCTTTAGAAAAAGTTTGATTTGAGATTTCAAGAGTATATAAGCTAGAAATCTTAAAGACTCTAGAATCTAGATTCTAGATTTAAATCGATCTGACTATCGTCTAACTTATCTGATACGGATAGGTCAGACGATAGTCAGACCGGCTAAAAGTGCTAATCGCTTTTTTAATTGTTCATTAAGATTGCTAGCTCCGACACCAAAATTAAAAGTTTTTCTAATTAAGGTTTATTTTTAAAAATAAACCCCTACCTTTGCGCGCTCATTTGGGAGACGGCCACTCAAATTTATAAGAAAAATCCAAATTGGGCGCATGAAGCAATATTTTAAATTATTTGACCTTACACAAAAGGTAGATTACAAAACAGAAGTACTTTCCGGAGTCACTGTTGCCTTGGCTTTAATTCCTGAAGCTGTTGCTTTTGCTTTTATGGCTGGGTTATCTCCTTTAACAGGTCTTTATGCTGCTTTTGTTATGGGGTTAGTGACCGCGATTTTTGGTGGTCGTCCTGGTATGATATCGGGTGCAACAGGTGCTATTGCCGTGGTGATTGTTGCTTTATCACAAAAATTTGGTATTGAATATGTGCTTGCAGCTGTTATTTTATCTGGTTTGATTCAAGTGTTAGCTGGATTTTTGAAATTAGGAAAATTCATGCGTTTGGTACCCCACCCCGTAATTTTTGGTTTTGTAAATGGCTTAGCATTCATAATCTTCAGTTCGCAATTCAAACAATTTCAAGACGATGCTGGAAATTGGTTAACAGGAGAGCCACTTTATATACTTTTGGCTTTAGTTTTAGGTACTATGATTATTGTTTGGGGCTTACCCAAGATAACTAAGGCTGTTCCTTCATCATTAGTAGCTATTTTGGTAATATTTGGGATAGTCGTCTATTTCGGTATTGATACCAGAACTGTTGGAGATGTGGCTTCCATTAAAGGCGGATTTCCACCATTTCATATACCTAACATTCCTTTAAAGTGGGAAACGCTGATGATAATCTTACCATATTCAGCTATTATGGCTGCTGTTGGCTTAATAGAAAGCCTTTTAACGCTTAATATTATTGATGAAATCACTGAAACTAGAGGTAGAGGAAATAAAGAGGCAGTAGCGCAAGGAACGGCAAATATACTTTCAGGTTTATTTTCCGGTATGGGCGGTTGTGCCATGTTAGGTCAGAGTTTGATTAACATTTCTAACGGTGCCAGAGCTAGATTGTCTGGTATAGTAGCAGCGGTGATGCTGTTGGTTTTTATCATGTTTGGATCTTCATTAA harbors:
- a CDS encoding Lrp/AsnC family transcriptional regulator; amino-acid sequence: MENNSTIRLDTTDIQIIKLLQKNARITNKELAAQLDLTITPVYERVKRLEKTGVIGQYVALIDADKTGKGLMALCMLRLEKHTKDKLAQFEAHVAKIPEVTECYHLAGQYDYHLKILVKDMNAFQDFIVNKLSTNENLANIQSSFVMKKITDTTAVPLG
- a CDS encoding cystathionine gamma-synthase family protein, which translates into the protein MSEHSFSPESLMMSFGYKPELSEGAIKCPIFQTSTFAFKKAEDGKAFFEVAYGKREKSDEEELGLIYSRLNNPNLQITEDRLCLWDKAGDAAIFESGMGAISSMLMEFLNPGDVLLHSVPVYGGTDHFINHVLPKWGIQSVGVNPYQDKAEVIQELDASGLKDKVRFIYLETPANPTNALVDIGMFREIANELRTEEEPIYIGVDNTYMGPVWQHPLQLGADLVIYSATKYIGGHSDLVAGACLGAADLIKRVKGFRTFMGNMAGPHTGWLLMRSLETLKIRMEKQAANAEEVANFLNTHPKVEKVYYLGNLKPEDGCQYEIFKKQCSSNGAMLAFDIRGGEKEAFKFLNSTKLIKLAVSLGSTESLAEHPATMTHSDVDEELRNKINITSKLVRISVGVEDAKDLIWDIEQALEKV
- a CDS encoding SulP family inorganic anion transporter; the protein is MKQYFKLFDLTQKVDYKTEVLSGVTVALALIPEAVAFAFMAGLSPLTGLYAAFVMGLVTAIFGGRPGMISGATGAIAVVIVALSQKFGIEYVLAAVILSGLIQVLAGFLKLGKFMRLVPHPVIFGFVNGLAFIIFSSQFKQFQDDAGNWLTGEPLYILLALVLGTMIIVWGLPKITKAVPSSLVAILVIFGIVVYFGIDTRTVGDVASIKGGFPPFHIPNIPLKWETLMIILPYSAIMAAVGLIESLLTLNIIDEITETRGRGNKEAVAQGTANILSGLFSGMGGCAMLGQSLINISNGARARLSGIVAAVMLLVFIMFGSSLIELVPMAALTGLMIMVAIGTFEWASLKTLNKMPKSDILVMVLVTLVTIILHNLALAVIVGVIIAALVFAWDNAKRIRARKSIDAEGVKHYEIYGPLFFGSVAAFNDKFDIMNDPEEIIIDFQESRVVDMSAIEALNKITERYMKVGKKVHLKHLSPDCRKLLQNADKIIDVNVIEDPNYKLVVDKV